The DNA segment ACGACGATCTGGGCATGAATTTAGCGATTCAGCGCGGTGAATATGATTCGAATGATGACAACAAAACGGATACCGATCTCGATGGTGCCAACATTTCACCGAATCGTATCAACCTGTTCTGGACCCATAATTTCGATAACGAAATGTCGACGCGCGTACAGGCAAACTACTTTATGGACCGTGATTTCGAAGATGCCACAGGCGAGAAATATGCCGAGTTTAATGGCTACACCACTGTCGATGCGTCATTCTCAATGCCGCTCTACACTGGCACCTTAACCTTAGGCGTACAAAACCTGTTTAATAAGGATTATTTCAACTACTACTCACAAACTATGGGTACTAATGATCGTTATTTCAAAGGCATGGGTCGCACCGCAACACTCGGTTATACAGTGGCTTTCTAATTAGCACACCCAATTTACCGTATAAAAAAGCGCAACCTTGGTTGCGCTTTTTTATTGAGGATTTACTAATCTTTCGTCACCACCCAGAGTGCATGTAACAAACCGGGGAACCAGAAAAATAAACACAATACTATGTTGATTAATAAGTCCTTGCCCGCACCCGCCTTTAAAAATACCGCGACTGGAGGTAATAGAATCGCAATGATGACTAAGAGTAATTTGTTTGTATCCATAGCAGGCTGTCCTTAATTGACCATATCTTTAACTAACTTCGCAGTTAGTGTGCAGGTTTGCAACTTTTTCATCGTCCACAGTTTTGTTTGAGTCGTATATACGTCCGCACAAACTGAAAAAGCCATCTATAGTTAAAGGAAAAAATGAACCCTAACCATGGATCCTCAAGCCCTTTTACTGATTAAGTTTATCTGCCTGCTCACGGGCACCGCCGCTATTGCTTGGGGATTAATCGCTCAACCGTTAAAAATCGCCACCCTAGCCAGCATGCGGTTTTCCCTCGCCAACCTTTTTGTGCTGTTTGGCATCATACTCAATACCCAACGGACAGAATCAAACAGTTATCTCTATTGGTTTTGCTCCGATATCATCATCTTGTTGGGATTTATCATGCTGCGTTGGGGGACCCAGTATCTCTTTCGCTTGAAGCACAGCACTAAGTTCGATCTAACCATTCTTACTATCACCGCAGTATTGATGTTAACGGTTCCCCCGAGCTCACACTCAGAGCCAGTGCTGGCCATGCTGTTTTCTGCCAATGCA comes from the Shewanella seohaensis genome and includes:
- a CDS encoding YqaE/Pmp3 family membrane protein encodes the protein MDTNKLLLVIIAILLPPVAVFLKAGAGKDLLINIVLCLFFWFPGLLHALWVVTKD